The Posidoniimonas polymericola genome includes the window GGCATGGAAACGTTTGGCGGTGTCAGAATGTATCCACCGCTCTCCGAGCGGTGAACTTGAAGGGTTGCAGCGGTGGCAGGCCGGCTAGTTTTTCCGGTTCGGAGAACCGGGGATACATTAAGCCAACCCCGCCAGCTTGGCCGCGCGGGCGACGCGCTCGATGCCGATCATGAACGCGGCGGTGCGGAGGCTGACGTTCAGCTCGGAGTGCTTGTCCCACACCTCCTCGAACGCCGCAATAAGCAGGCGGTCGAGCTCGCCGCGGACGCGGTCGAGGCTCCACTTGTAGTGCTGGCGATTCTGGACCCACTCGAAGTAGCTCACCGTGACGCCGCCGGCGTTGGCGAGCACGTCGGGCAGCACCGCGACGCCCTTCTCATGGAGGATCTCGTCGGCCTCGGGGGTGACCGGGCCGTTGGCGGCCTCGACAACCAGCGGGGCGTGGATGCTGGCGGCGTTGGCCGAGGTGATGACGCCGCCCACGGCGGCCGGGATCAGCACGTCGACCTTGAGCTCGAGCAGCGCCTCGCCGCCGATCTCCTCGGCCTCGCTGAAGCCGCGCAGCAGGCCGTTGTTCTTCCGCGCGTAGCGGACCGCCTCCATGACGTTGATGCCCTCCTTGTTGTAGAGGGCGACCGTGTGGTCGCTGATCGCGACGATCTTGGCGTCGGCCTCGGCGAGGAACTTGGCCGCGTGCGAGCCGACGTTGCCGAAGCCCTGGATCGCGACCGTGCTCTTGCCCACCTTGTGGCCCAACCGGCCGAGCGTCTTGACGGTCAGCATGCCGACGCCGCGGCCGGTCGCCTCCTCGCGGCCGGGGATGCCGTAGTGCTCTACCGGCTTGCCGGTCACCACGCCCGGGTTGAAGCCGTTGTACTTGGCGTACTGGTTCATGATCCACGCCATCTCTTCGTGCCCGGTGCCCATGTCCGGCGCGGGGATGTCGACGTCGGGACCAATGACCATGTGGATAGCGTCGACAAACTTGCGGGTGATGCGTTCCTTTTCGCGGTGGCTGATTTCGCGCGAATTGACCGTTACGCCCCCCTTGGCCCCGCCGTAGGGGAGGTTGGCGATGGCGGTCTTCCAGGTCATTAGCGAGGCCAGGCCGCGGACCTCGTCGAGGTTGACCTCGTGGTGGTAGCGGAGGCCGCCCTTCATCGGGCCCCGAGCGCTGTTGTGCTGCACACGGTAGCCGATGAGGGTCTCGAGCCGGCCGTCGTCCATCTCCACGGGGATCTGCACGGTCACCTCACGCTCGGGCGTGACGAGCAGCTTGCGGAGGGGGGCGTCCATCTCGAGCTGGTCGGCGGCGAGGTGGAAGTAGTGCTGAACCGCTTCAAAAGCTTTCATGGCGTGCGTCCCGGTGAGCGAGCAAGAGCAGGGCGGCGCCTCCAGCGGCCGCGCCTGCATCCACTGTATAGGCCCCCACTGTAGGATAGCCCACCGGGGCCCGCAATCGCGGTCCGTGGCAACCGATGCGGGGGCGCCATAGACTACAGGGAATGACCGCCCCGCTGCCCGACAAGCCGACCGTCCGCGCGACGAAGCCCCGCAAGAACCGCCAGCGGAACCAGCTGCTGGTGACGCTCGGCGTGCTGCTGGCGATGGCGGTGGGGCTGGCCGCGGCGTTCCTGATGAGCGGCCCCGCGCCGCCCCAGGCGGCCGGCGTTCGGACTCCCGCGGAGAACCCCCAGCCCGAACGCCAATCCGAACCCGCCGAGTTGGAAGAAGTCGTTTCCGACGCCGGGCCTGAGCTGATCGACGACGACCACCGCACGCTGTGGGAGTCGCCGACCGCGGGCGAGCCGATCTCGCTGGCGTACCTCCCGCCCGGCTGCGAGCTGATCCTCCACCTGCGTCCGGCGGCGCTGCTGGCCAAGCCCGAGGGCGAACGGGCCCTGCGGGCGCTCGGGCCGCAGGGGCTTGCGGTGCTGAAAGAGCTGATGCGGGCCGCGGGCGTGAAGCTCCGCGCGATCGACGAGCTGGTCATCGGCTTGCGGCCAGGGCAGGGGGGGGCGCAGGGCGGACTAGAGGCGACGCTGGTTATCACCCCGACCGAGCCGCTAGCCGGCGCGCCCGGCGCCTGGGAACCGCCGCCCCCCTACGCCAACCTCCGCACCGCCCAGCACGAGGGCGCCGCGTACCGCGTCGGCGCGCCGTGGTGCTGCTGGGTCCCGGATCAGGAAGCGGGCCGCGTTTACGTTGTCGCGCCGCGGGCGGCGCTTCACGAGGCAATCGACGCCGGCGGCGCCGCGCCGCCGCTGCGGCGCGAGCTCGAGCTGCTCGCCGACCAGACCGACCGCGACCGGCACACGACGCTGCTCGCCGCTCCTAGCTTCCTGTTCACCGACGGCCGCTCGCTGTTCACCGGCGTCACCGAGTCGCTGCAGTCGCCCGTGTTCGATTTCCTGCCCGACGCGCTCCGCGCGGCGTCGCTCAGCGTGCACTGGGCCGACGACTTCTATCTTGAGGCCCGCGGCGCCTCGACCGCGGAGGTGACCGCCACCCGGCTCGCCTCGCAGCTGAAGAGTCGCGTAACGAACTGGCCGAACGACCTGCAGCTCGCCGTGCTCGACCTCAACCCTGCGCCGCACGGCCGCCGGCTGGTCGCGCAGCTGCCGGCCATGCTGCGGCTGCTCGGCGCGTACGCCCGCACCGGTGTCGAGGACGACGCGGCGGTGCTCAACGCGTACCTGCCGCTGCCGGCGGGGGAGAACCTGCTGGCGGCGTCCGAATTAATGCTTGCGCAGCTCTCGGCGGGCGCCCGCGGAGCCGCCGCCACAACCGCTACAGCCGCGCCGCGGGAAGTTTCAATCGAGCAGAAACTGGGTCAGCCGGCGAGCGTTAGTTTTTCGCGAGATACGCTTGAGATGGCCGTCCGCTACCTGGCGGACGAGATCGACGCGCCGGTGGTCATCCTCGGCAGTGATCTACAATTAGAGGGCATCACCAAGAACCAGTCGTTCTCGATGGACGCCACCGGTCAGCCCGCCGCCGACGTGCTGCTCGACATCCTCCTCAAAGCGAATCCCGACCGCACCGCCGCCGGCCCCGGCGACCCAAAACAGAAACTCGTCTACGTCGTCAAGCCCGACGACGCCGGGCGGCCAACCATTTACATCACGACCCGCTCCTCGGCCGAGAAGCGGGGCGACCGACTGCCCGATGTGTTTGCTGCTACTGGTAGTCCTTAGCATCGTGAACTGGGCGACCAACAACCTGTGCAGGAAGAATTCATGCGTGCGTTAGCGTGGTCCGTTGAAAACGGGGACACAGGCACGACGACTCTTAGCCGCCACGGGCTCAAGCATTGCCGCGCGTCGAACCAGTCCGCGTTTTCAAACCGCCGTCAGCGACTGCCGCAATAGACAGCACACCAAGTGTCGAATCGCTTTAATTGACGACAGAAATCCGCGAGACTCCCATCGAATCCACCCCTATGCTTCCCTTCCGGGTACAGTGCGAAACGTGCCAGTCCTGGCTGAAGGTCGCCAGGGAGTCGCTCGTTGGGCAGATCCACAGCTGCCCGAAGTGCGGCTCGATGGTGCACCTGGTGCCCGGCGCCGAAGAGGCGGCCGCCGCGAGCGCGGGCGGCATCGCCGCGGGGGCCGCTGCGCCGGCACCCGCCGCTCCGCAGACGACGGCTCCGCAGGGTGATTTCGATTCGGTCGACCAGCTCGGCCTGGACAACCCGGCCCCGCCAGCGACCCCCGACGGAACCGCCCCCGCGACGCCAGCCAACGTGGCGCCGGTCCCCACAGCAACCGCCGGAGCCCGCCTCTCCCGGGTCGAGGCGCTCGGCAACAAGGTCGCGATCGCGGTCGGCGCCGGCGGCGCCGCGCTGCTGGTATTCGGTGCAGTCGCCTACTGGCTCGCCTCCGGCGGCGACGACCCTGCACCCGTTGCGCTAGCAGAACAGAACAAGCAAGGAATCGCCGACCAGATTTCATCGACAACGTCGGGTGACGCGCCGTTCGTCGCGACGCCGACGGCTGACGAGCAGGTTCCGGGCGAGCCGATCGAAGCCGATACGCCAGAGGTTGTCGTCGACGACCTGCCGCCGCTGCCCGAGGTCGACGAGCGACTCGCGTCGGCCGACCCGCCGGCTGCCGAACCCGCCGACACACCCGCACGCGAACCAGCGCGTGAGCCGGCCGCTCCCGCCCCCGACGCCATTGCCGCCACGGACAACGAACCAGAACCAGAGCCGCAGGGGTTCGACCCGCTCGAGTTCGACCCCTCCAAGCTTGACCTCGTGATGCTCCGAGGCGACCGCAAATCGGCCGAGCCCGCGGCGAGTGACTCGCCCGCTCCGCCCGAGGAGCCCCGCCTGGCGATTGGCTGGGACCACCGCGTCGAGAAGCCCGCGGCGACCGATCCGTCCGACGAGGCGGCGGAGGATGTCGACCAGCAGCTCGCCGCCCGCGCCGAGATCGAACGCGTCTGGGTCGAACGCGGCACGACCGCCTTCGAGAACCACGCGCCGGTCGACCTGGCCCGCCGCCTGAACGACAAGCTGCCGGAGCTGAAGCTGCCCCCCGCGCCGCTCGCCGACAGCGTCCGCACGTGGAGCGAGCTGGCCGGCGTGCCCGTGAACATCGACCCGCAGGCGCTCGCCCGGGCCGGCGTCAGCCCCCGCGCGAAGGTCGCCTTCAGCGGCGCCGACGCGACGCTCGCCGAGCTGCTGCAATCAGCGCTCAAGCCGCTGCGACTCACCTACGCCGAACGCGACGGCCAACTCGCCCTCGCGCGGCTGGGCGGCCACTCGGTCCGCACCGCGGGCTTCTCGGTCGCCGACCTCGCCGCGGCCCCGCTACAGATGGAATCGCTCCGCGGGCTGGTGGTGGCGATGGTCCCCAGCATCGACGACGCCGCGCTCGGCGTCGACGGCCAGAAGCTGACCCTGTCGGCCCCGGCCGACGCCCACTTCGACCTGGCCGTGTTCTGCGAGCGGCTCCGCCACGCGCGGGGCCTGAAGCAGCGGACCAAGTACCCCGCCGCGCTGCTGGCGACCGAGCCGCCGCTGGCGAGGCTCGAGTCGCCGCTGAGCCGCAGCGCCACCTTCAGCTTCATCTCTCCCACGCCGTTGGCCGAAGTGCTCGACTACTGGCGCGACGCCACGGGCCTAGAGATCGTCGTCGATTGGGCCTCGGCCGCCGCGTCGCGCATCGGCCCGCAGACGCTGGTGCGTTGCTCGTCCCGGGAGCAGCCGTGGCGCGACGCGCTCGACGGCGTGCTGCACCCGCTGGGCCTCGGCTGGCGCGTGGTGGACGCCCGCACGCTGCAGATCGCCACCCGCCAGGACGCCGCGGTCGGGATCGAGAGCACCGAGTTCTACCCGCTCGCCAAGAGCGCCGACGGCTCGCAAGCCGCCGAAGAACTCACGGCCGAGCTGACGGCCATGGCCGGCCTCAACGGCCCAGCCTCCGTGGTCCGCTACGACGCCCCCTCCCACTCGCTCCTGATCCGCACCTGCGACGCCAACCACCGCGTGGCGTACGACTGGCTGCTGCGCAATGGGCTGACGGTCGAGTAGATGTGCGGGAGCTAGTGTTCGTGAAGCGTTTGCGGCATTGCGGAAAAGTCCCCCTCCCCGGCAGGGGGAGGGGCTAGGGGAGGGGGTACGAATCACCAGTGACCACACCACCCCGCAAACGCGTCAACCAAAACCTCCGCACCAACGCCAAGCAACTCCGTCGCGACGCGACCTACCCAGAGCAGGTCCTCTGGTACGCCCTCGGCAGCAAGCAGCTTCGCGGGCTCAAGTTCCGCCGGCAGCACCCAATCGACCGCTACGTGGTTGACTTCTTCTGTGGTGAGGGCAACTTGGTGGTTGAGGTCGACGGAGAGAGCCACGAAGGCCAGCAGGTAGCTGACTCGCGGCGGCAAGGGCGGCTCACCGATCTAGGATTCAACCTGCTTCGAGTCTCGAACGACGAGGTGTTGGAGAACCTTGACGGCGTGTTGGAAGCCATATTGAAGGCAGCGATCGCAGGCGGGGCGCACCCCCTCCCCTAACCCCTCCCCCTGCCGGGGAGGGGGACTTCATGGGGATCCCGTTTAGAGCCAATGGCCGGCGCCCCCATGCACCGGCGCCGGATTAGACTACACTGCGACTAGCACGTTCTCAGGGACTCTCACAGGCGACACGTGTTTTGGTACTGGGTCATCGCCGCCTACACGCTGTGGGGAATCGCGACCGTCGCGATTGCCGTCGGCACCTGCCGCCACAATCGTATGGCTTCTCGAAACCCGATCGCGTGGATCCCATTCCTAGCGGCTGGACCAATCGCGATTTGCCTGCTAGTGGGGTTTTACGCGGTGCTGGTTCCGCTCGCGTTGATCGGGTTCGTAACTTGCCTTGTCTGTTTTCCCTTCTTAAAACGGGCCACGGCTTCCACAGAGGGAGTTACGATCGCCCGATGGCTCGGAGGCGACACGACGACGCTTCGTTGGTCGGAGATTGCTGAATGGAAGCTGCTAGACACCTCACCCATGCGAACCCATGTGGCGGTTCTTCATTCCGGCGAACAGATTGCCCTGCCGCACGGCAATTTCGACGGGGTTGAGGGACTTCTGGCTGCCCATTCCATCTCGCTTGTGTTTGAGGAGTCGTTTCGGCCGCGGTAGTTAACTCAATGGGAATGAAGTCTGCACGCGTCTGCGCCGTGCTGACTAGACTGATGGTAGGAAATCAGCGCACAGATAGTCTGCTCGAAAGGTGTTGCGCAAACGCAAATCCAATCCCCCTCCCCGGCAGGGGGAGGGGCTAGGGGAGGGGGTATGAATCACCAATGACCACACCACCCCGCAAACGTGCGAACTCCAACCTCCGCACGAACGCCAAACAACTCCGCCGCGACGCCACCTACCCAGAGCAGGCTCTCTGGTACGCCCTCCGCAGCAAGCAGCTACGCGGACTCAAGTTCCGTCGACAACACCCGATCGACTGCTACGTAGTCGACTTCTTCTGTGGTGAGGGCGGACTGGTTGTTGAGGTCGACGGCGAGAGCCACGAAGGGCAGCAGGTTGCTGACGCAGAAAGGCAGAAGCGGCTAGAGGAGCTTGGATTCGTGGTTCTTCGGGTTACAAACGATGAAGTTTTAGAGAACCTGGATGGAGTGCTGGAAGCGATTCTGAAGGCAGCGATCGCAGGCGGGGCGAACCCCCTCCCCTAACCCCTCCCCCTGCCAGGGAGGGGGACTACCAAGCGAATGCCTTCTACTGGAATGCCAGCCTCCTACACCGTCCGATCCACCGCTTCCGCCACCCTACGGCACTGCTGCATCATCTCTTCGAACTGCTCGCAGCGGAGCGACTGGTAGCCGTCGGACATCGCGTGCTCGGGGTCGGGGTGGACCTCGACGATGATGCCGTCGGCGCCGGCGGCGATGGCGGCCTTGGCCATCGCCGGCACCAGCGACGTGTGGCCCGTGCCGTGGCTCGGG containing:
- a CDS encoding Glu/Leu/Phe/Val family dehydrogenase, with translation MKAFEAVQHYFHLAADQLEMDAPLRKLLVTPEREVTVQIPVEMDDGRLETLIGYRVQHNSARGPMKGGLRYHHEVNLDEVRGLASLMTWKTAIANLPYGGAKGGVTVNSREISHREKERITRKFVDAIHMVIGPDVDIPAPDMGTGHEEMAWIMNQYAKYNGFNPGVVTGKPVEHYGIPGREEATGRGVGMLTVKTLGRLGHKVGKSTVAIQGFGNVGSHAAKFLAEADAKIVAISDHTVALYNKEGINVMEAVRYARKNNGLLRGFSEAEEIGGEALLELKVDVLIPAAVGGVITSANAASIHAPLVVEAANGPVTPEADEILHEKGVAVLPDVLANAGGVTVSYFEWVQNRQHYKWSLDRVRGELDRLLIAAFEEVWDKHSELNVSLRTAAFMIGIERVARAAKLAGLA
- a CDS encoding endonuclease domain-containing protein is translated as MTTPPRKRANSNLRTNAKQLRRDATYPEQALWYALRSKQLRGLKFRRQHPIDCYVVDFFCGEGGLVVEVDGESHEGQQVADAERQKRLEELGFVVLRVTNDEVLENLDGVLEAILKAAIAGGANPLP
- a CDS encoding endonuclease domain-containing protein, whose amino-acid sequence is MTTPPRKRVNQNLRTNAKQLRRDATYPEQVLWYALGSKQLRGLKFRRQHPIDRYVVDFFCGEGNLVVEVDGESHEGQQVADSRRQGRLTDLGFNLLRVSNDEVLENLDGVLEAILKAAIAGGAHPLP